The Metarhizium brunneum chromosome 5, complete sequence sequence CGCCAATCTGTCAACGGGGTCACAGGATGCATCGAGCTACTGCACGGATACGTGTTCCGTACTTGGGTTCTTCACTCGGCTGGCTGGTCCAAGCGCAGAACCGACAATGCAAGACTGACCAAGTTTGCCGCGGAATGGCAGTGGGCGTATGTACTCGGTTCCATCCAAGTACTTGTGAGTTTTGCATTACAGTACCGACTCCGACGGAAGCCACACTCACAGGCTTGAATTTCTCCGCCGGAATCCCATCAATGTTCAATCGGAAAGTCCACCTTCTGACATAATCTACTTTACCAGTGGACATTTGGCCCCCTCCCAAACTCTCAAAAATGGGTCTTTTGCGCCCATGTAACCATCGCCGGGATTCCCATGAAATACGCTTTTGCGCGCTTATGCACAACGTCAAAGAAACTGTACAGACAGTTAGGCAAGTGGCCTCGGGGCGTATCGCCCATGTCACAAAGTCAGGTACCTAGTCATGGGAGGTCAGTCTATGGTAGGGTACTATACCGTGCGCGTCGATCGGCATGGCACATAAAGCCGTCTATCCTTGCAAACTTCAGGCGATGTTGTAAGATTCTGCTGCAAGCCTTTCAAAGCAATCGACAATCGACACCTGTTTCTCTCAGCTACACACAGACAGCATCTTAGAGTACCAGTTCAAACACCaagacaccatggccactgACACGGCGTTTGAGGGGTGGGTAGGCGAGGACgcttcctctgccaaggGCAAAATGGTCTGGAAACAGTACACGCCAAAGCTGTGGGAGGAGACGGACGTTGAGATCAAGATTACACACTCTGGCGTCTGCGGCTCAGACCTTCACACATTACGGTCGGGCTGGGTAAGTCTTGAAGCCCTTGCCATGGCAAGGAGCAGGATGCTCGTGCGCGACGGCAATAACTGACGGTAGCAGCGCGAGGCACCGTACCCGATCGTCGTCGGACATGAAATTGTTGGCGTCGCCATACGCGTCGGCTCTCAAGCTGAGGGGGACATTCGCGTCGGCGACGTAGTCGGCGTGGGTGCCCAGGCTGATGCCTGCCTCAACCGAGACTCGGATTACTCGTGCATCGAGTGTTCGGAGCAGAGCGAGAATTACTGCGCCCGTCGTGTCGTCACATACGCCTCGAAACACCGAAACGGCAGCAAGACGCAAGGCGGGTACGCGCTCTACTATCGCGGGCCGTCACACTTTGTCGTCAAAATACCTGCCGGCCTGCCACCCCAGCTGGCCGCGCCCATGCTCTGTGCCGGCGTCACAGTCTACTCTCCGCTCAAACGTTATCGCTGCGGGCCTGGAAAGAGCGTGGGCGTTATTGGCCTCGGCGGTCTGGGCCATTTCGCCGTCTTGTTTGCCAAGGCGCTCGGGGCCAAGGAGGTTATTGGCATTTCCAGGAACCAAGACAAACAAAAAGACGCAATGGACCTGGGGTGTGACGGCTACATTGCGACCGCCGCCGAAAACGAGTGGGCAACCAATAATGCGCGTCGTTTTGACATTATTCTAAATACCGTCGCGTCAGTCAAGGTATGGATGCAGTTTCCCACAATCAACCAGCAAATTTTTTCCCCCATACTCATACAAACACAGATGCCATTTTCTGACTATCTTGGTCTTCTTCGGCTCGGCGGTACACTCGTCCAGGTAGGCCTGCCCGAGGGGCCGATTCCCTTCACGCCCTCCCGTTTGGGCGGCGCTGGTGCGAGGGTAGCCGGAACGAACATCGGGTCCCCGAGTGAGATAAGGGAGATGTTGGACCTGGCCGCCACCAAGAATATCAAGCCGTGGGTTGAACAGCGGCCGATGAAGGATGCTAACCGCACTATACTGGACTTTGAGGCAGGTAAACCACGTTTCCGCTACGTCATGTTTAATTAGTTGTATGGCACACACAGGAAGACGCTTGAAAGAACCTCACCCGTCTGTCCTGCCATTTCCGTGGTAGCTGGTTTTGACTTAGCCGGAAAAAACATGCACTTGAAGAAAAAACTCATATTCCGCCGATTCTTGCGTAGGAAATAAAGCACTACTCTATTTACACAAGTCGTGTTCAGTTTGCTGTGATAGGCTATATATCGTATATCAGGTCTACCCTATTTGTACCTTTTATAGGGTATTATAGTAGCGGCCTAACCAAAAACTGCGATAATAGACGCAAAGGCAGGGTAATAGGGGTCCAGGTATGTGCCCTTTAATTTAACTTGAGAACGGTgtaaaaaagtattaatactAACTATATTACTTGAGAAGATTTAAAACGAAAAACGTGAAGCGGGCACGACATACACCTAGTTTGCTACTATTGATCCACGGCCCTGGCTTCCAGCGACTTTCCGCGCCAACCAACACTCCACCGGCAGTCTTCAAATATCACTTCCTTTTGTAATTAAGCCCGGTAAGGACAGCAGCTTGGATAGCATTGCCCAATACCTTCAAAAGGGAGAAGGGACCGATATTTCTAGATAAAAGGACTGAAATAAATTAACCTGTGCAACGACGGGGGTTTATTGCTGGACCTGTAATTGAGGCCAACGAACCAATTAGTCAACTACATGCGCAAGTACACGACAAAAGCTTTACCCACGATCGAAGCGAGTCATGTCCGAGCTCAACAGACTACAAATTAGCTAAAGAGGGTGGTGACTATGTAGACAGATCCAAGGTCAAGCTGGCATTAGTCTTTCCTTACAACGCAGGGGTTTTAGCTGCAGCCATAATAGCAATCTTTTCAATCGCAAACGGTTTGTTCTTTCCGTACTTGTCTTCCATGAATCGAACAACAGCAGGCTTAATTAACGGCCGACAaagcttcttctcttgctcCGTCCAGTATCTATCCGTAACCCACTCGATAAACGCGTCGTAGACTTCATAAAAGTCCTCTGCGTTTTTGAAATCTATCATTATACTCTTGGTCTGCATCTCGATATTAACAAAGCCGCGGCGGTGCAGCATTGAGCGGACGTAATGAGGGTTAGACCAGGGTCCTTGTGCCCAGGCGTCGGTTAACTCGTCCGAAGATTCGGGCCAGTTGGGATGCCCGGGTAGCTGGCAGAGAGCATCGCGGACGTAGTCGCTCCAGAGTTCTTTGTACCAGACTACACAACCGAGGGTACCGCCTGGTTTCAGCATACGATAGCATTCTAAGACGAGTTAGCTAGTGTTGTGCATGGCTAAtaagggtcaactggtgaaAACATACCCTCCAAGGCGGCCTGAGAATCTGGAATAACCATGAGCCCAAAAACGCAGGTAATGTAGTCAAATACATGACTTGGTAGGTTGGTTTTCTAGTAATATTAGCCTATCTAATCCAAGAGCTTCAAAGAAACACGAAGAGGAACCTGGGCATTTATCTGTATAgtttttgtcttcttccactGCATCTCTTTGATCCGCCGGTCCAGGAACTGGAGCTGTCCAGCGGATAAGTCTCCGCATGTCAAATCTACATTGTCTTGTATTCCTTGCTCCTTGAAGAGTAGATGTAGGTTGTAAGTTGTAATGCCGGTTCCACAACACAAGTCCAAGATAGAAATTTGTCCTGTTGTGGGAAGTTTATCCAGACCGGCCATACGAAGAAGCGGCATGGAGAATGGTCCGGTGTGGACTTCGCCTTTAGCGTACAAGGCTCCAACTCCCTCACGTAGCCAGAGGGGACCGGCAAACTGGGTCTCGGAGGCCAAATCTGTCAAGGTCGTAGTTGACATTTTGTCGTCTTATATGAGCAACCGTAGAGGTAGCCGAGGAAGTATATGTTGCTTAATGTTGGATTTGGAGAAAGGTTGCTGGCACATGCAATTTTAATAGTCAAGAAAGAGGTGGCGGGTGTGGTTTATATATTGCAAAGTCACAGACAATAAAGTAAAACTCAAGATGCGTCCCTCGtgtataaagtaaaataccTTGGTTTTCCAGATTCCGTGGCTAGCTTGTTTTACAGagcgaggaagaaagaaaggaCTTGAGTGCTAcaagtaattataaggtttGGTAAGGTTACAGGAAGGAGCGAGTTTTATGGATAATTATCAATGAAATTAGACCGATAAAACGTTCAACATAAACTGCGCCGGGATATAGTTGGCATTTTTTTGCGGCGTGAAGTGGGGGTTAAGGCGCCAAGTCTTGTTTCAGCGTTCTTGGCCGAGCTACATTAAACTTAGGCGACACAGGCAAAGTCTGGTCCTTGTAAAGCGTGTGGTGGGAGAGCTAGCTGGTCCAGTCGAAGCTGCACATGTCtagatgtctggtgttcGTGTTTTCAGGTTGCGGGGCGGCGCTATTCCTTGGCAGACCTACCAGATGTGATACAGATCAACTTCGGCTAGAAAAGAGTACATCAAACAGCTCACTGCGTAGGTATTGCACCAGAACGTTTATTTGGAACTGGTCGGCAAATGGGATTTGTAACTGAGATGAAACGCCAAGTCAAATCGTCAAGTATCTAATAGTAGGGCAAGTGTCCAGATGCAGTTTAAAGATAAATATCAATCAAATATGTCGGGGTTTTAATTGGTTGCCCTAGTTAAATGCTGGTGCAAGCACTGTAACAGCCAAGGCCTAGTAAAAAACCTTCATAACCTGATGTTTACTCGACGCGGCGATTATTAGCGGGacttaaaagctaagaataAATATCGAGGGGTCCAACAATCACATCCATCATGGATGTCCTGGTGAGCTGGGCGACTTCTTCAATGCGGAAGATATTTTCATCGGGAACTTAAAGATGAGTGGAAAGGTATGTCCGCTCTGTATCCGAGTCCACGGTAACATATAGAATAGCCTGAAGCTGCCTGGCCAAGCGTATCGCCATTTGCCCCATAGGCTTCATACccttataaattaaaatcGATTCGCCTTCTTGTATCATGGTAAGCCAGCCAAACTGCACTTGCTATGGAGCATGCCGCCGGAATTGTTAAATGCTGGGGAATAGTTACAACAGCGGCAGACTTGACACGGATTGCAGTTGCTGCTGGTTTTGGTGCCGAAATAAGACACACGCGGTCCCCGGGTTGGAAGTCAGATGCAGATCCAGCTTGTTGGATCAGACCAGCACACTCTGTTCCCAAGTCGTGGCCGAATAGTTTCCCCTCTGCCATTATAAAATCTCTATCCA is a genomic window containing:
- the ADH6_2 gene encoding NADP-dependent alcohol dehydrogenase 6, with amino-acid sequence MATDTAFEGWVGEDASSAKGKMVWKQYTPKLWEETDVEIKITHSGVCGSDLHTLRSGWREAPYPIVVGHEIVGVAIRVGSQAEGDIRVGDVVGVGAQADACLNRDSDYSCIECSEQSENYCARRVVTYASKHRNGSKTQGGYALYYRGPSHFVVKIPAGLPPQLAAPMLCAGVTVYSPLKRYRCGPGKSVGVIGLGGLGHFAVLFAKALGAKEVIGISRNQDKQKDAMDLGCDGYIATAAENEWATNNARRFDIILNTVASVKMPFSDYLGLLRLGGTLVQVGLPEGPIPFTPSRLGGAGARVAGTNIGSPSEIREMLDLAATKNIKPWVEQRPMKDANRTILDFEAGKPRFRYVMFN
- the roqN_1 gene encoding Glandicoline B O-methyltransferase roqN, whose amino-acid sequence is MSTTTLTDLASETQFAGPLWLREGVGALYAKGEVHTGPFSMPLLRMAGLDKLPTTGQISILDLCCGTGITTYNLHLLFKEQGIQDNVDLTCGDLSAGQLQFLDRRIKEMQWKKTKTIQINAQKTNLPSHVFDYITCVFGLMVIPDSQAALEECYRMLKPGGTLGCVVWYKELWSDYVRDALCQLPGHPNWPESSDELTDAWAQGPWSNPHYVRSMLHRRGFVNIEMQTKSIMIDFKNAEDFYEVYDAFIEWVTDRYWTEQEKKLCRPLIKPAVVRFMEDKYGKNKPFAIEKIAIMAAAKTPAL